The Thalassolituus oleivorans MIL-1 genome includes the window AGCGAATGTCGCAACGTAATCCCCGCAACAGAGTTTAAGTTCGATCCAACGGCAATGACCTGCCATTGCCCAGCCGGAGAGAAGCTCAGTTTTCGTGGTGAGCGTTTGAGTGAAACTGGGCAATCCAAAGCCTTCTTCGAAGGTCGATTATTGCAATGCAGAAACTGCAACTTAAAACATGAATGCATGGAAAACCCCGAAGCTGCGAACCATCGCAAAGGCGCAGGACGACAAGTCTCCTTTACCATCAACGACAAACGCAAACCCACGTATACAGTTTGGATGACCAATTTGTCGGGAACAAATTGGTACGTCAGCCCTGAAAGGGCGAGCATCAGGGATGATGCGAGTAACCCAGAGTGGACAGTGACCATGGCAAACACATTTATAGCCATCGAATGTCGACAGTAGAGCCAGTCTTTACCAATATAGGAACCAATAAAGGCCGGAAACAGTTTGGCTTGCGAGGCAAAGCGAAAGTTCAAGGCCAATGGCAGTTGTACTGCATGATTCACAACATAGAAAAGATCATGCGGTACGGTGAACTGGCAAGATAAAGCGGGTATTTGGGCGTGATAGCGGCTCGTAGCCGAGTAATTACCTAAAAAGCCAAAATATCACTGAGATAATCAGAAGTAGATTCAATTTTTATTAATTATCGAATTGGATCATTAACAAAGGAAGAAGCTTGAAGAAACGGCTTTTAAATAGGTTTTTCTACAGGCTCGTTATGTGTATCTCAAGCCTCTGCCAGCCCCAAGTGCTTCACAAATGGCTTGAAATCTTTGTCAGAAAAAAGAAGAGGAAGTTTTCGCTCGATGCAAAAGGAAGCAATAATCACATCAGCAGTTTTTCGCACAGTAACTCCTTTTTTTCTTAAAGCTCGGAAGTTATCTGCGCTCTTTAGTGCCATGTCAGTGCCTAGCATTTCGAAAATGGTAACATCCTCAAATAACGCTCTAGCAGCCTTGTAGTCTTTATCATGTCTAAAGCCTTGCAATACCTCCGTCAGTATCAAGTCTCCAATAGCCACCGGTTTAAGGCCAAGAACATTATCAAGCTTGTCCGTCTGCTTATTATCAGTGCCACTGAAATAGTCTATCCATACACTGGAATCCACAACAATCATGTGGTGCTTCTCATCTCATCCAGATCACCCGTCCACTTCAGCTGGCCTCGAAAGCTCTTTATACCCTCTTGTTTCTTTAACCTTATCAAGGTCTTAAGGCCAAGCTCCACCACATCCTTTTTGGTTGTTAGGCCAGTAGCCTTTAGCACGTCATTCATCAGTTTGTCGTCTATATCAATATTGGTTCGCATATTCGGCCTCGCTATGTATAATCTACCAATGTGTATAAAGTATTGCGCATATACACATAGTGAGTCAAGCAATGCGACAGCAGCTGCGCATTCTCTAGGCGTTGAGGCTGTAGAAAAACCTATTTTTCACGTCTATTTTTGATAAAATAGAGCCTCTCACATGGAGTGGTTCTTATGCCTAAATTTAAGCCATACAACTACAACCAAACGTCAATGGTCGTGATTAACTATCAAGATCAATTGCAGCTAGGTACGTTTGAACACGCCATTCATTACCTCATTGATCAAAAACTCGATCTTTATGTATTACAACAGAACGCAAGATAAAGGCTTTTATACTTGTCTTTTGTACTTGTCTTTTGTACTTGTCTTTTGTACTTGTCTTTTGTACTTGTCTTTTGTACTTGTCTTTTGTACTTGTCTTTTGTACTTGTCTTTTGTACTTGTCTTTTGTACTTGTCTTTTGTACTTGTCTTTTGTACTTGTCTTTTGTACTTGTCTTTTGTACTTGTCTTTTGTACTTGTCTTTTGTACTTGTCTTTTGTACTTGTCTTTTGTACTTGTCTTTTGTACTTGTCTTTTGTACTTGTCTTTTGTACTTAGCGTTTTTTGTTGATGTCCGCTAAGAAAAAAAGAGCAAAATGCCATAGTCTTTTGTTACGGAAGTCTGATACTTTCAGTTTCATGATTACGAAGGACCTTTGGTTGCTGGTTCTTCTTCAATATGTTTTTACTCTCTAAGTGCGCACTGTCGCGATCTTCAGATGAAGGCAGTTCGAACTAGAAGGGCAGTTATGGAGAAAATTATGAAGATAATGGTTGCTGTGGATTTGTCAGAGTCGGGCGAAACGGTATTGGTCGAGGCTGAAAAAATCGCTAATGCACTGTCTGCGAAGGTAT containing:
- the vapC gene encoding type II toxin-antitoxin system VapC family toxin, translating into MIVVDSSVWIDYFSGTDNKQTDKLDNVLGLKPVAIGDLILTEVLQGFRHDKDYKAARALFEDVTIFEMLGTDMALKSADNFRALRKKGVTVRKTADVIIASFCIERKLPLLFSDKDFKPFVKHLGLAEA
- a CDS encoding type II toxin-antitoxin system VapB family antitoxin, coding for MRTNIDIDDKLMNDVLKATGLTTKKDVVELGLKTLIRLKKQEGIKSFRGQLKWTGDLDEMRSTT